The genomic interval GTCTCCCCCTGCTTACAGTCTTTATGCTGACTGTGGATATTAGTTGACtggataaataaaatgttaaactattcctttaaagtgATTTATTTGAGCACATTGtcataaacaataataaactacaataatttattttcacatgtcaataaaataaatgataacacAAGAAAAGCTATTGAAGAAAGATCTGAAAAGAAACTCTCAGAAACTCTTCCTCAGATACGAAGTCATGTTGAAATGTGTCCAGACTGCGATCACAGACCAGGACGTTTTCTTTTTAGCTGTTTGACTTTTACTGTGGAACACGACAGAAGTCACACTGAGAGccggacagcagcagcagcgtggcTATATCTGTAAATATGGCTAAAGTTCAGCAGGTAGCTCAAACAGTGTAGACGGCACATCTTACCAAACCAGCACTGCTCTGGTGACGGTGACTCAGTTTATATCCGCTGACTTCGACGTCTCAATTCTAACTTTAAAATCTAATTTGCTACGATTTTCTCCAAATTTTAACTGTTTCTCAAGAAGAATACTGACGGGCCGGCTCGCTAGCtcgttagcatgctgacttcagTAGTTCCTAATGTTGTATTGTGGCACCTGgaagtttcacctctcatcctcgAGGCTCCTTCAGTTCTAACCAACTGTTTTAACCTTTgaactgtgtgggagtgtcctgacAGAGTCTTTAAGGACACgtctgagctctgagtttcagagtcgacTCCACCGGCCTTCGTGTGGGTCGTTGGGGCTCGGTGGGTCCAGGTGGGTCCAGGTGGGTCCAGGTGAAGGTCTTTCAGCTCTCTGACTGACTTCAGTGGACGTCTCTGTGACACAGTTCTGTCTTTGACTTTCTTGTTGatgttgttggtttgttttagatgtttcaAACAGAAACTCTCTCCATATCTTACAGAGTAGAATCagcctctgtagtctcatttagccgcTTGTTAGCATGTAGCTTTAAAGACAATGCTTGTTGGTGAATTTGCTGACATATTTTAAGTTGTGGAACAAAACGTGACGATCTCTCGAGGTTGTGTTAACGACAGACTTTGTTTCAGACATTCTAACGAGATGCATGTTTAGACTGTTGAACTACAGAGACCATGATGCATTGCAGGAGTGAATATCAACACAAAGAACCTGAGGAAACAAACTGGAGCGGCTGTTCACAGTCAGTTTAACACTGctgcacatttacatgtcagcagGAAGTCGCTCTGATCTCGACTTCCTGCTCTGGCCGTGTGACCGCTGTCACCATGGTTACTCTGATTGTTACCATAGTGGCCTAACCAGATAGGCTGAGTGGTCACAGTGCCGCCACACAGGAGGTGAAGTATGGTTACTGATGAAGATATTACCTGATTGTAATCACATCATCACCTTCacctctctcctttttcttccctcgcttcctttcctctcctctcttcgcTTGTTgcctctctcactctttttctGCTTACCTCTTTCActtctcacctcctcctctttttattcttttgatCTACTTCCTCGTTTCTCCTTCACTTTTTCTCCCTTACTTCACATTCTTTGTTCATTTcgatcttcctctcctctctaaactctactcctcctcctcctcctccatcctcgactctcctctttcctcccttgTGCCCTCTCTCTGCTACGTTTCCATGGTAACGTGGTAACATAtggggatggagggatggagggatggaaaaGGAGGGTGAGAAAGTGTTAATTCAACACCTTGGGTCGAGACATGCaatctgtctgcctctctgcaaacagacagatagacagatagatagacagatagatagatagacagatagatagacagacagacagatagatagacagatagacagatagatagatagacagatagatagacagacagacagatagatagacagatagatagatagacagatagatagacagacagatagatagatagatagatagacagacagatagatagacagacagatagacagacagatagatagacagatagatagacagatagatagatagacagatagatagacagacagacagatagatagacagatagatagatagacagatagatagacagacagatagatagatagatagacagacagatagatagatagacagacagatagatagacagacagatagacagacagatagatagacagatagacagatagatagatagacagacagacagatagatagatagacagacagatagatagacagacagatagatagacagacagatagacagatagatagatagatagacagacagatagatagacagatagacagatagatagatagacagatagatagatagatagacagatagacagatagatagatagacagatagatagacagatagatagatagacagatagacagatagatagatagatagacagacagatagatagacagatagatagatagacagatagatagacagatagatagatagacagatagacagatagatagatagatagacagacagatagatagactgatagacagatagatagatagacagacagatagatagacagatagatagatagatagatagatagatagatagacagacagatagatagatagacagatagacagatagatagatagatagacagacagatagatagactgatagacagatagatagatagacagacagatagatagacagatagatagatagacagatagatagacagatagacagatagacagatagatagacagacagatagatagacagacagatagatagacagatagatagatagatagacagatagatagatagatagacagacagatagacagacagatagatagatagacagacagatagatagacagacagatagatagacagatagacagatagatagacagacagacagacagacagatagatagacagacagatagatagatagatagacagatagatagacagacagacagatagatagacagacagatagatagacagatagatagacagacagacagacagacagatagacagatagatagatagacagacagacagatagatagacagatagatagacagacagacagacagacagacagacagacagacagacagacagacagatagatagacagacagatagatagacagacagatagatagacagatagatagacagacagatagatagacagacagatagatagacagatagatagacagacagatagatagacagatagacagatagatagacagacagacagatagatagacagacagacagacagacagatagatagacagacagatagacagatagacagacagacagacagacagacagacagatagatagacagacagatagacagatagacagacagacagacagacagacagacagacagatagacagatagatagatagacagacagatagatagatagatagacagacagatagacagatagatagacagacagatagatagacagatagacagatagatagatagatagacagatagatagacagacagatagatagacagatagataccTCTTGGTGGAGGAAGCAGGTGTTCTTGTGGGTCTCTTCGTCAGCTggtgaacagaacagaaagcaGAACTGGTCACTTCACTATTTCAGGTTATTTTCAGGACTTGAAACTCTTAATAAGCTCTGAGGACAGTTTCAGAGGTTTTTACAGGTCAGAGAAATTCAGCTGAGAAATGTTCTTTGTTACTCGGCTTCTTTACCTTCTTACACATTGTGGTCGTCTGGTGAAGACGGTgttatattgcattttattcagttttttaaaaaagtctcaAAAAGTCTAATATGATACTTTGTGAATGAGGTCATGTCCCTCCACAACGTAAcgttataataaccatcattaataaatcataACATTTATCAGGAGATTTAATTCACTGTTAGGAAACAATGACATGGTTCATCACACGTGTGAAGCAGCTGTAAAGGtaaaaacatcagctgcaactcTAATAATCATCCAACTAATGATTATAAAttaactacacagtatttattaacatcTATAAATTATTATGAACATCAGCGGCAACTTTCCAATAAACATTTGCTTAGAAATAGTTCATAAAGCATTACAGGGAAATAACTATCAAGACAAGTTTAATTAGCtgtacatttaacatttaggaTTACATATGCTGgttattttaatgatataatagataatatgtttatatattaaGATGTGGCAGACTCAGGAAGCTGCTCAGCTGTTCTCAGTGTCAACGTGTGAATTATGTGTTGAAactcattaaaggtgcattttgcCAGAATCATCAAATCCATGCTGGAAACAAAGGGATTATCACCacgctaactgctaactgccgctaactgctgctagttAATAGAGCATGTGCTGTAGCTGCcgtttgctagttagctcagttttCCATTCAGCTAGCTGTACAGAGTGGAAGCTCGGTGACAGGGGTTGTGTTGGTGTCTGCTGGCACGGGATCTTTGGACCGGGCCAGGCTGGGCCGGGCCGGGGatagctgtttagcatgctaaccctGTCAGATAGCATTGTAATACAGTATATAGATTTAGTTGTATAAACTGTTATTCCTTCTCACTGACTGACCTGTGCTGTAATGTTAAGTTCCTCTTACGAGTGTTTACACAGTTTAAACTGTTATAATCTGgagtcttattttgaaaggcaaAGGTTGTTTTCACACAGTTGAGCCTGTATATGATGTTTATACGTCCTCTATAACCCTCAGCTACAGTATCAGTGGTTCTTTTAATGCTTCAGACTCAGATCTAACATGTTGCACCTTCTGAACATCTGCAGCAAGTAgaataaaaatcattttcagactTCGTCCTGCTGAGGACACGAAGGAGACGGAGTTACTGTTcactgcaggaggacagacgtTTCTGACTGAACACATTAATGAGTGATCACAGTTGCTGTTTATCTCGTATGTTAACAGGTGTTTTAGTTACAGCAGATTTTAATAACATGGgatcaactttacatttctcaAATGTAAACTACACAGACCTTCTACGTAAACAGGCAGAGCATCTTTGTGTCGGGGTGAATGTGAGCGGCAGCAACAAGATGTGATGATAACGCGGTCGACGTCTTCAAATCAGAAGTTCAACATCAGGGAAACTCCTGCGACTGTGTGTGAGCATCCAtgttgtaaacacagagtccacctctgtCGGGTCAGAACACGGTCCGTCCGTCTGGTGTAACGTTGTGACGGAGACGGTTCACAGTCAAAGTTTCAATTAAAAACTGAGCGGGATTTTTAAACTGAAGCACTTTGAGCTCCGGCTCATCGTCAACACATCTGACACCATTTTCACCAAACAGTCGCTGGATCGATGGAGACAATGATGAGCATGTGAGTCCAGAATGAAAAGAACCGTTAAGTGTCGGCCCGTTACAAACGCAGCAGACTGTGCTCAGCGGGTCTGAACGTTTCCTCCGGCACCAGAACGAGGCAGGATTGTGTTTCTACATATCAGCGTTTCCCGTCTCAGTTGAGCAACACGTAACTGAGTCGTCTCTGAGTAAATCAGAGGGAGCTCGATGAAAACTGAATGTAGTCAGAGTACGTTTGTGTTATTTGTGGCTGTTTCCTGGATGAGTCCAGGTGTGATGTGATGGGAACCTACCTGTCAGCATGTGTCGTCCGTCAGTCTGCTTTAGTTTCAGTCGATTTGCTCCCGTTTAACGTGAGGCAGCCGTCCCTGCTCTCTGTTCTCCGTCTCTACTCTCACACTCTCTGCTGCACTGAATTTACATGCAGGAAGTTAACTTGAAGGACAACTTCCtctttctgcagctgctctctgtCTACTTCCTTCACCGCTGCCGCCAATATACTGATTTAATTAAGACTGCATGGTGGAATGAAATGTGACTCTTCCTACCTCGGCCCGGTTGCTGTAGAGCGGCTGGCTGGGAGCCTGCAGGGCCTGTTCCAACATGAAGGCGACCGCCGTGAAGATGAACTGATACTGATCCTGcacagaggaaagaagaagTTATTGTGTTTTCACCACACTGTTGGTCTCTGAAACTTCCCTGACAGTGAAGCTGGTGACCATCAGATTATAAGGAACTTCAGGaggccatgtttgttttgtctgttacATCTcgttttaaaggaacagttcaccaaaaCTATCACCATACAGCTGGTCTGCTgcgatcacagcctgatctcagaccagatttaactttttgtgtgaaattatcctttaaatgaagtgatgatgtcactgggTTGAACTGAGATCCAGCATCCTGCTTTTCTttaattatcatcatcatttcagtttgcagataaattaattaatttaatgtaatctgtaaagtaactagtaactaaagtcatCACATACGTGTAgaggagtaaaagtacaatattttcctCCACAGGtggaaatataaagtagcagaaaacagATCATTCACTGGTTGTGATGAGAAAGAGAGTGATAACCAGCCCTggtcctggttctggttctggttctggttctcacAGTCGGATCACTGAGCTTCACATACTTTGGTCTGGACCGCAGACGGTCTCTGTCTCCGGAGCTCCAACACGATCTTCATGATGCTGAAGTCTCCAGTGAGCTGCTGCGAGccgacacacacagcaggcCTCAGACACACATCAATAACTGATCATCAATAACTGACCATCAATAACTGACCATCAATAACTGATCATCAATAACTGATCATCAATAACTGATCATCAATAACTGATCATCAATAACTGATAACAGGAACACAGCATCATAACTGATAAAAGCTTTAAGACTTAAAAAGTTATTGATTATGTAttatgttctgttttattttaataaataatatcaATGAacgacaacaacacaaaacctTCTGCACCGCTGAGCAGATGATTCTGTTATTGTGTTACCTTGGTAACCAGCAGGTCACGGATGTAGTCGAGAGCGCAGATGACACCGGTCCTCCCACAGCCCgcactgtgacacacacacacacacacacatgcacacacacacacacacacacacacacacacacacacacacacacacaggaacagatGCAGCATGCATGTTAACTGTGCCATCGTTAGCAGGTGTTACCTGCTGCATATTCACAGCCTcctgctttctgtgtgtgtgtgtgtgtgtgtgtgtgtgtgtgtgtgtgtgtgtgggtgtgtgggtgtgtgtgtgtgtgtgtgtgtgtgtgtgtgtgtgagataagATGCCATATGTGTGATATGGCCTGTTGAATGTTAATGACCATCTGACCTGCGATCTGTACTGCTGGCAAAAACAAGCGTCAGTAATGATGTGGGATTAACAGCCGCTTAGAGGCggacggagtgtgtgtgtgtgtgtgtgtgtgtgtgtgtgtgtgtgtgtgtgtgtgtgtacctgcagtGTATCAGCATAGGCGAGGTGTGTGTTCCCTGGCTGTTTCTGGCTCTCTCCAGCAGGTCCAGGACTCCTGCAGCCTCGTAGGGAACGTCGTGATCCGGCCACGACAGGAACTGATACTGAACCAGAGAACGGGtaacctgcaggaggaggaagaggaggaagaggaggaggaggaagaagaggaagaggaagagtgtGTGACCATTTCAGAGAGGTTTTATCCTCCATGTTTAGCTGCTTCACACACTCAGGTGtcgtttctgtctgcaaacgtttgtgtctttaaaaaaagagcaaataGCTACCAAACATGAATTAATGTGATGATTCAGGTCATGAAGCTTCTGTCAGCATGAAGACACACTGAGACATCACGACTGTCACACAAACTCAAGATTCTGCcatcagcacaaacacaaatacacaaacagctCCAGGACCTGCAGGACCTGCAGGACCAGCTCCAGGACCTGCAGGACCTGCAGGACCAGCTCCAGGACCTGCAGGACCAGCTCCAGGACCTGCAGGACCTCCAGGACCAGCTCCAGGACCTGCAGGACCAGCTCCAGGACCTGGACCTCTCACCTGCTGGTAGCTGACCGTCAGAGCTCGGACCACCAGGTCTTCATTGGGATGAGTCTCCCCCTGctggaaacacacagaacaacacGTTTAAATACTTTAGCATGTTGGTGATactagtgtttgtgtgtgtgtgtgtgtgtgtgtgtgtgtgtgtgttcttactGTGTAGACAGTAAACGGTCCAAACGCAGCGGACTGGTGGACCGGAGACCAGTAACACTCACACTTCTTCTGCAGAGGTAAATTTTAGACGTTAAACCGATAAATGTAgattttctgtttgtatttgaACCTTAATAAATGACTCATTGTGTTTCTCAGATAGTGAACAACACTGAGgaaaaatataaacgcaacactttgtttttgctcccatttttcatgagctgaactcaaagatctaaaacttttacacacaaaagatccatttctgtcaaatattgttcacaaatctgtctaaatctgtgtcaGTGAGCACTTCTGCTTTGCTGAGATAATCcctcccacctcacaggtgtggcatatcaagatgctgattagacagcatgaatattgcacaggtgtgcctcagACTGCCACAATAacaggccactctgaaatgtgcagttttgctttattggggggtcagaaaaccagtcagtatctcgtgtgaccaccatttgcgTCACATCTCCTTCACATAGAGTCGATCAGGTTGGTGATcgtggcctgtggaatgttggtccactcctcttcaatggctgtgccAAGTTACTGGATgttggcaggaactggaacacgcCGTCAAGGTTCAAGAGTCTTTATTACCCCCTAGGGGCAATTTGTTTCACAGCAAGTAGCAAACATACAGCAAACGCATCCAAAAACATATGTCATTTAAAAGCCTGATCACTGCAGGGACAAATGAATCTCTCCATCTGTTGGTGTTACATCTCAGAAGCAGGTATCTGCGTCTGGAAGGAAGCAACCTGaactctctgttctctctgatCTGGGTACGCCAGGATCAGTCTGGCTTTGGTCACTGACCTCTCTTTGTGCAGAGGTCATTTAGGGCTGCGCACGCAATTTTTCTGCACACCCTGACAATACGTGTCGTATACGTGTcgtatccagagcatcccaaacatgctcagtGGTGACATGTCCactgagttcagctcatgaaaaattgGAGCATCATATCATCATGATTTGCTGAATTGTTTTAATAAGTAAGTAATGATTTGTTGTAATAGTTGAGAAGAGTTTTGTTGGAATCGTTCGCTGTGATTTGATTAACAAAGacgttttgttttaattcattgATTCACTGATTTCTTACCTTTCCCATCTCCACCTCTCGACAGGCCATGActatcacctgaaacacacacacacacacagactcagtgtCAGATATTAGTCAGAGCCGCTGCTGCTGATCtgatcatgaaaacactttaGAGTGACCCGGACTAGATCCTGGGCTCTAGGACCGGGTCGTGGGTCGTGGTGTGTGCTGGACCTTGACGTCGTGCTGCCAGATCATCCTCCAGAAGTCGATCACAGTGGAGCTCAGAGGACCCTGAGAGGCGATGTACCGTCTGTCTGCTAACGCCCCCTGCAGGACAAACACCGGCGTTACAGCCACAGAGTTCACAGGGCCTGACCCAAACACCCAGAACACTCAGAACACTCAGAAcactcagaacacacagaacactcagaacactcactcacagaatcacacacagaatcacacacagaacactcagaacacacagaacactcAGAACAActagaagaaagaaaatatgtttctcTCTGTTATAGAATAAATACCAGCTCGTGTTCCTGTCAGTCAACACTTCAGCTGAACTCTTATAAACTCTCGTGAAGTTTaacttaaaaaactttttttttttataaagatgtcaaagttttttttttaaaaccttcgTTGTTAAAAGAACCCAACAGTTATACTTCAGTGTTAGAATATTACTCAGTCACTCACATGAAtaatactcgagtaaaagtattATAAAGAGAACCAAAAGTAAACTATACACATTTACAATGTTTGTTTGGGTCGATCAGACTCTTCTATGATAATCAGTTTTTGTCAAtaaggaaggaggaagaggaagaggaagaggaggaagaggaggaggaagaggaggaggaagaggaagaggaagaggaagaggaggaagaggaagaggaggaggaagaggaagaggaagaggaagaggaagaacagTGGTTACCTTGATGAAGCTGGCGTTAATGTAGTCGTCGTCGCTGTCTGTGGTCAGTAGAGACAACACCACCCGAGACTGatcgtctacacacacacacacacacacacccacacacacacacacacacacacacatacacacacacacacacacacacactttaaggGAAGGTTCATATTTTTTCGGATCTTTCTTGTCTAAACTAAAAGAACTGATAACCAGCAGACAAGGAAACAAGGGAAGGATGTAAGGACACacgggagagaggagggaggatgtaAGGCGACgaggacacagaggagggaggatgtaAGGAGACgaggacacagaggagggaggatgtaAGGCGACgaggacacagaggagggaggatgtaAGGAGACgaggacacagaggagggaggatgtaAGGAGACgaggacacagaggagggaggatgtaAGGAGACgaggacacagaggagggaggatgtaAGGAGACgaggacacagaggagggaCGGGTTCCTACAGGGCAGGATGTCTTTGTATCGGTTCTTCTTGATGTTCTCCTTCAGAGCTCCGGCCTCAGTGGTCAAACCCAGGTCTCTCTTTAACACCGAGGTCTGTGAACGCACCgcctgtcacacaaacacacacacacacacacacacagttatggTTTCATGCTTCAAAAGGTTTTCAAACAGCTGTTCACTGTTTTGATCAAACAGACAGGAGGATC from Sparus aurata chromosome 7, fSpaAur1.1, whole genome shotgun sequence carries:
- the ptpn18 gene encoding tyrosine-protein phosphatase non-receptor type 18, translating into MFAGRLLDVVMELLSSLRSMDPGTVDQEYNAVRSQTSVLKRDLGLTTEAGALKENIKKNRYKDILPYDQSRVVLSLLTTDSDDDYINASFIKGALADRRYIASQGPLSSTVIDFWRMIWQHDVKVIVMACREVEMGKKKCECYWSPVHQSAAFGPFTVYTQGETHPNEDLVVRALTVSYQQVTRSLVQYQFLSWPDHDVPYEAAGVLDLLERARNSQGTHTSPMLIHCSAGCGRTGVICALDYIRDLLVTKQLTGDFSIMKIVLELRRQRPSAVQTKDQYQFIFTAVAFMLEQALQAPSQPLYSNRAELTKRPTRTPASSTKRQSQLTDMSDTYAVVNKSKQPHPPQPGPAYATVATPRTNSGSRTVPASHHYDNDSGGAPIYSTVKPRIKASAPPIYDIAAPTNQRQGEGPLALSNNGEYQLLPAKRLSQTDDDYEDFSSSVTDMTNLCSPGGIGFNCRIQKPRGPRDPPAEWSRLER